The Helicobacter pylori genome includes a window with the following:
- a CDS encoding motility associated factor glycosyltransferase family protein: MDIYQKNLQALFKKDPLLFAKLKAVKENKKYEVFLGNDSANFNLLDKETNTPLFEKSPLDSSLELYKNSEIYMLYPYLYYFGLGNGVFYRLLLGNGNLKRLVVIEPEIEIIFIVLNLLDFSTEILGNRLILLHADFCNYNMIASLFDMDKKSRLYARMYDLKLFNAYYEQYSSQMIEINQHFTRALEHGAISVGNDAKDALIGIKQHAANLPEVIKSPSLVDFVSALKNRDTAIIVSTGPSLNKQLPLLKEIAPYATLFCIDASFPILAKAGIKPDIVLSLERVDLTAKFYEETPLDFQEGVIFALTSIVHKRLIQAIKKGVKQFSFRPFGYTNLFDLHQYGYVGIGMSAANMAYELVVHSRFKRCVFIGQDLSFSQSGNSHASGAIYGDKEIKPKKDKDKIFIEKYGGNGEVETTLVWKLFLEFFEKDIFNTPYKLEVINATEGGARIKGTKEMPFKEVCEKIDKSKPKSPINLIYPTQSEQAKNLKIAKQKCEEIIKYANEKKTQVEEVFLKVAPFLEEVEKLHEEKKLEELDFKKLENLSAEIDNIKELFDDKQFNSYFMDAIQSYIFHQELHIAEIVCKKTNNEDELRAKQLEYIYAHKYWLFSLAGGMDCVIEAIKMALKEW, encoded by the coding sequence ATGGATATTTATCAAAAAAACTTACAAGCTCTTTTCAAAAAAGACCCTCTTTTGTTCGCAAAGCTCAAAGCCGTTAAAGAAAACAAAAAATACGAAGTGTTTTTAGGGAATGATAGCGCGAATTTCAACCTCTTAGATAAAGAAACAAACACGCCCTTATTTGAAAAAAGCCCGCTAGATTCAAGCTTAGAGTTATACAAAAATAGCGAAATTTACATGCTTTATCCTTATTTGTATTATTTTGGCTTGGGTAATGGGGTGTTTTACCGCTTGCTTTTAGGCAATGGCAATTTAAAACGCTTGGTGGTCATTGAGCCTGAAATAGAAATTATTTTCATCGTGCTGAATCTCTTGGATTTTTCCACTGAGATTTTAGGAAATCGTTTGATTTTATTGCATGCGGATTTTTGCAATTACAACATGATCGCTTCGTTGTTTGATATGGATAAAAAGTCTCGTTTATACGCAAGAATGTATGATTTAAAACTTTTTAACGCTTATTATGAACAATACTCTAGTCAAATGATAGAAATCAACCAGCATTTCACGCGTGCTTTAGAGCATGGCGCTATTAGCGTAGGCAATGACGCTAAAGACGCGCTCATAGGCATCAAACAGCATGCCGCTAATTTGCCTGAAGTCATCAAAAGCCCTAGTTTAGTGGATTTTGTGAGCGCTTTAAAAAACAGAGACACCGCTATCATTGTCTCAACCGGGCCCAGTTTGAACAAGCAACTCCCCCTTTTAAAAGAAATCGCTCCTTACGCGACGCTTTTTTGCATAGACGCTTCTTTCCCTATTTTGGCTAAAGCCGGTATCAAGCCTGATATTGTGCTGTCTTTAGAAAGGGTGGATTTAACGGCGAAATTCTACGAAGAAACCCCCTTAGATTTTCAAGAAGGCGTTATTTTTGCTCTGACTTCCATTGTGCATAAACGATTGATTCAAGCGATTAAAAAGGGGGTTAAGCAATTCAGTTTCCGCCCCTTTGGTTATACCAACCTTTTTGATTTGCACCAGTATGGTTATGTGGGCATAGGCATGAGCGCAGCGAACATGGCGTATGAATTAGTAGTGCATTCTCGTTTCAAAAGATGCGTGTTTATTGGGCAGGATTTGAGCTTTTCACAAAGCGGTAACAGCCACGCTAGTGGGGCGATTTATGGCGATAAAGAGATCAAGCCTAAAAAAGATAAAGATAAGATTTTTATAGAAAAATACGGGGGTAATGGGGAAGTAGAAACCACTTTAGTGTGGAAACTTTTCTTAGAATTTTTTGAAAAAGATATTTTCAACACGCCCTATAAATTAGAAGTCATTAACGCTACTGAAGGGGGGGCTAGGATTAAAGGGACTAAAGAAATGCCTTTTAAAGAAGTGTGCGAAAAAATAGACAAATCCAAGCCAAAGTCTCCTATCAATTTGATTTATCCCACTCAATCAGAACAGGCTAAAAATTTAAAGATCGCTAAACAAAAATGCGAAGAGATCATCAAATACGCCAATGAGAAAAAAACTCAAGTTGAAGAAGTGTTTTTAAAAGTGGCGCCATTTTTAGAAGAAGTGGAAAAGCTTCATGAAGAAAAAAAATTAGAAGAGCTGGATTTTAAAAAATTAGAAAATTTGAGTGCTGAAATTGATAATATTAAAGAGCTTTTTGACGACAAACAATTCAATTCGTATTTTATGGATGCGATACAATCTTACATCTTCCACCAGGAATTGCATATCGCTGAAATCGTGTGTAAAAAAACGAATAATGAAGACGAATTAAGGGCTAAGCAATTGGAATACATTTACGCGCACAAATACTGGCTCTTTAGTTTAGCGGGTGGGATGGACTGCGTGATAGAAGCGATCAAAATGGCTTTGAAAGAATGGTAA
- a CDS encoding class II aldolase and adducin N-terminal domain-containing protein, with protein MNTHTRGIDSNLIHSLKSISLSMFRKGFFGLYQGSISARIGTNQFVINKRNAVFDQLNENTLLVLHDKIDYRWKEASQDSPIHASVYREFLDAKFIAYARPPYSLAYSLRHNRLLPRDYLGYRSLGEEISIFNPKDYDSWQERADTEILRQLQESKKYFVFIKGCGIFAYHRELSKLMEVFDLIENSCKVLRLGDLMDYCYNDDPRLNV; from the coding sequence ATGAACACACATACAAGAGGCATTGACAGCAATCTGATTCATTCGCTCAAAAGCATTTCATTATCCATGTTTAGAAAGGGTTTTTTTGGGCTTTATCAAGGCTCTATTTCAGCGCGCATTGGCACAAATCAATTTGTGATCAACAAAAGAAACGCTGTTTTTGATCAATTGAATGAAAACACCTTACTGGTTTTGCATGACAAGATAGATTACCGCTGGAAAGAAGCGAGCCAGGATTCGCCCATTCATGCGAGCGTGTATAGGGAGTTTTTGGACGCTAAATTCATCGCTTACGCACGCCCTCCTTATAGTTTGGCGTATTCCTTGCGCCACAACCGATTGCTCCCTAGAGATTATTTAGGGTATCGTTCTTTGGGCGAAGAAATTTCCATTTTTAACCCCAAAGACTATGACAGCTGGCAAGAAAGAGCGGATACAGAAATTCTACGCCAACTGCAAGAGAGCAAAAAATATTTTGTTTTCATTAAGGGGTGTGGGATTTTTGCCTACCACAGAGAGCTTTCTAAACTCATGGAAGTTTTTGATTTGATTGAAAACTCATGCAAGGTTTTACGATTGGGCGATTTAATGGATTATTGCTATAATGATGATCCACGATTGAACGTGTAA
- a CDS encoding flagellin B: protein MSFRINTNIAALTSHAVGVQNNRDLSSSLEKLSSGLRINKAADDSSGMAIADSLRSQSANLGQAIRNANDAIGMVQTADKAMDEQIKILDTIKTKAVQAAQDGQTLESRRALQSDIQRLLEELDNIANTTSFNGQQMLSGSFSNKEFQIGAYSNTTVKASIGSTSSDKIGHVRMETSSFSGAGMLASAAAQNLTEVGLNFKQVNGVNDYKIETVRISTSAGTGIGALSEIINRFSNTLGVRASYNVMATGGTPVQSGTVKDLTINGVEIGTVNDVHKNDADGRLINAINSVKDRTGVEASLDIQGRINLHSIDGRAISVHATSASGQVFGGGNFAGISGTQHAVIGRLTLTRTDARDIIVSGVNFSHVGLHSAQGVAEYTVNLRAVRGIFDANVASAAGANANGAQAETNSQGIGAGVTSLKGAMIVMDMADSARTQLDKIRSDMGSVQMELVTTINNISVTQVNVKAAESQIRDVDFAEESANFSKYNILAQSGSFAMAQANAVQQNVLRLLQ, encoded by the coding sequence ATGAGTTTTAGGATAAATACCAATATCGCCGCTTTAACTTCTCATGCGGTAGGGGTTCAAAACAACAGAGACCTTTCAAGCTCGCTTGAAAAGTTAAGCTCAGGGCTTAGGATCAATAAAGCCGCTGATGATTCTAGCGGGATGGCGATCGCTGATAGCTTAAGGAGTCAAAGCGCGAATTTGGGTCAAGCGATCCGCAACGCTAATGACGCTATTGGTATGGTTCAAACCGCTGATAAAGCGATGGATGAGCAAATCAAAATCTTAGACACCATTAAAACCAAAGCCGTTCAAGCCGCTCAAGATGGGCAAACTTTAGAAAGCCGAAGAGCGCTCCAAAGCGATATTCAAAGGTTGTTAGAAGAACTAGACAATATCGCTAACACCACAAGCTTTAACGGCCAACAAATGCTTTCAGGAAGTTTTTCTAACAAAGAATTTCAAATTGGTGCGTATTCTAACACCACAGTTAAAGCGTCCATTGGCTCAACGAGCTCAGATAAGATTGGGCATGTGCGCATGGAAACCTCTTCTTTTAGCGGTGCAGGCATGCTCGCTAGCGCGGCGGCACAAAACTTGACTGAAGTGGGATTGAATTTCAAACAAGTCAATGGCGTGAATGATTACAAGATTGAAACCGTGCGCATTTCTACAAGCGCTGGCACTGGGATCGGAGCGTTAAGCGAAATCATCAATCGTTTCTCTAACACTTTAGGCGTTAGGGCTTCTTATAATGTCATGGCTACCGGTGGCACTCCTGTGCAATCAGGAACCGTGAAAGATCTTACCATTAATGGCGTAGAAATTGGGACCGTGAATGATGTGCATAAAAACGACGCTGACGGGAGGTTGATTAATGCGATCAACTCCGTCAAGGACCGCACCGGCGTGGAAGCGAGCTTGGATATTCAAGGGCGCATTAATTTACACTCCATTGACGGGCGCGCGATTTCTGTGCATGCAACGAGCGCGAGCGGTCAGGTTTTTGGGGGAGGGAATTTTGCAGGGATTTCTGGGACACAGCATGCGGTGATTGGGCGCTTAACCTTGACCAGAACCGACGCTAGAGACATCATTGTGAGCGGTGTGAATTTTAGCCATGTAGGCTTGCATTCCGCTCAAGGGGTGGCAGAATACACCGTGAATTTGAGAGCGGTTAGGGGCATTTTTGATGCGAATGTGGCTTCAGCAGCCGGAGCGAACGCTAATGGTGCGCAAGCTGAGACCAATTCTCAAGGCATAGGGGCTGGGGTAACAAGCCTTAAAGGGGCGATGATTGTGATGGATATGGCAGATTCTGCGCGCACGCAATTAGACAAGATCCGATCTGATATGGGTTCGGTGCAAATGGAATTGGTTACAACCATTAATAATATTTCTGTAACCCAAGTGAATGTTAAAGCGGCTGAATCTCAAATCAGAGATGTGGATTTTGCTGAAGAGAGCGCAAACTTTTCTAAATACAATATTTTGGCGCAAAGCGGGAGTTTTGCTATGGCGCAAGCGAATGCGGTGCAACAAAATGTCTTAAGGCTTTTACAATAA
- the dnaK gene encoding molecular chaperone DnaK: MGKVIGIDLGTTNSAMAVYEGNEAKIIANKEGKNTTPSIVAFTDKGEILVGESAKRQAVTNPEKTIYSIKRIMGLMFNEDKAKEAEKRLPYKIVDRNGACAIEISGKVYTPQEISAKILMKLKEDAESYLGESVTEAVITVPAYFNDSQRKATKEAGTIAGLNVLRIINEPTSAALAYGLDKKESEKIMVYDLGGGTFDVTVLETGDNVVEVLATGGDAFLGGDDFDNRVIDFLAAEFKSETGIEIKNDVMALQRLKEAAENAKKELSSAMETEINLPFITADATGPKHLVKKLTRAKFESLTEDLVEETISKIESVIKDAGLTKNEISEVVMVGGSTRIPKVQERVKAFIHKELNKSVNPDEVVAVGASIQGGVLKGDVKDVLLLDVTPLSLGIETLGGVMTKVIDRGTTIPAKKSQVFSTAEDNQPAVSIMVLQGERELARDNKSLGKFDLQGIAPAPRGVPQIEVTFDIDANGILTVSAQDKNTGKSQEIKISGSSGLSDSEIEKMVKDAELHKEEDARKKEVIEARNHADSLAHQTQKSLDEHKTNLNENDANEIQNAINALRDCVKNDNATKAELEDKTKALAQVAQKLGEAMANKNNAEQPKKKDDDVIDAEVE; the protein is encoded by the coding sequence ATGGGAAAAGTTATTGGAATTGATTTAGGGACAACCAACTCCGCAATGGCGGTTTATGAAGGCAATGAAGCAAAGATTATTGCTAATAAAGAGGGTAAAAACACCACTCCTTCTATTGTAGCCTTTACGGATAAGGGCGAGATTTTAGTGGGCGAGAGCGCGAAAAGACAAGCGGTAACCAACCCAGAAAAAACCATTTATTCTATTAAAAGAATCATGGGCTTGATGTTTAATGAAGATAAGGCTAAAGAAGCTGAAAAACGCTTGCCTTATAAGATTGTGGATAGGAATGGGGCTTGTGCGATTGAGATTTCGGGTAAAGTTTATACCCCTCAAGAAATTTCAGCCAAAATTTTAATGAAGCTCAAAGAAGACGCTGAAAGTTATTTAGGCGAGAGCGTTACGGAAGCGGTGATCACCGTTCCGGCTTATTTTAACGACAGCCAACGAAAAGCGACTAAAGAAGCCGGCACGATTGCAGGGCTTAATGTTTTAAGGATCATCAATGAGCCTACTAGTGCGGCGTTAGCTTACGGCTTGGATAAAAAAGAGAGCGAAAAAATCATGGTTTATGATTTGGGTGGGGGGACTTTTGATGTTACCGTGTTAGAAACAGGCGATAATGTCGTGGAAGTTTTAGCCACAGGGGGCGATGCGTTTTTAGGGGGCGATGATTTTGACAATCGTGTGATTGATTTCTTAGCGGCTGAGTTTAAAAGCGAAACGGGCATTGAGATTAAAAACGATGTGATGGCGTTGCAACGCCTGAAAGAAGCGGCTGAAAACGCTAAAAAAGAACTGAGCTCTGCGATGGAGACTGAAATCAATTTGCCCTTTATCACAGCAGACGCTACCGGGCCTAAACACTTGGTTAAAAAACTCACTAGGGCTAAATTTGAAAGCTTGACAGAAGATCTCGTGGAAGAAACGATTTCTAAAATTGAAAGCGTGATCAAAGACGCAGGGCTAACCAAAAATGAGATTTCAGAAGTGGTGATGGTGGGCGGTTCCACTCGTATCCCTAAAGTCCAAGAAAGGGTGAAAGCGTTTATCCATAAAGAATTGAATAAAAGCGTCAATCCTGATGAAGTCGTAGCGGTGGGCGCGAGCATTCAAGGGGGCGTGTTAAAAGGCGATGTGAAAGATGTGCTTTTATTAGATGTTACGCCTTTAAGCCTTGGGATTGAAACTTTAGGGGGCGTGATGACTAAAGTGATTGATAGAGGCACGACTATCCCAGCGAAAAAATCTCAAGTGTTCTCAACCGCTGAAGACAACCAGCCCGCTGTGTCCATTATGGTTTTACAAGGTGAGAGGGAATTGGCAAGGGATAATAAATCGTTGGGTAAATTTGATTTGCAAGGCATCGCTCCAGCTCCAAGAGGCGTGCCGCAAATTGAAGTAACCTTTGACATTGACGCTAACGGGATTTTAACCGTGTCAGCGCAAGATAAAAATACCGGTAAAAGCCAGGAGATTAAAATTTCTGGCTCTAGCGGGTTGTCTGATAGCGAAATTGAAAAAATGGTGAAAGACGCTGAATTGCACAAAGAAGAAGACGCTAGGAAAAAAGAAGTGATTGAAGCGAGAAACCATGCCGATAGTTTGGCACACCAGACCCAAAAGAGCCTTGATGAGCATAAAACGAATTTGAATGAAAACGACGCTAACGAGATCCAAAACGCCATTAACGCTCTTAGAGATTGCGTCAAAAACGATAACGCTACTAAAGCTGAGCTTGAAGACAAGACAAAAGCGTTAGCGCAAGTGGCTCAAAAATTAGGCGAAGCCATGGCGAATAAAAACAACGCCGAGCAGCCCAAGAAAAAAGACGATGATGTGATTGATGCGGAAGTGGAGTGA
- the grpE gene encoding nucleotide exchange factor GrpE, producing MKDEHNQEHDHLSQKEPESCEKACACKEQQGEENQEAGQKECEIKEDFELKYKEMREKYLRVHADFENVKKRLERDKSMALEYAYEKIALDLLPVIDALLGAYKSAVEVDKESALTKGLELTMEKLHEVLARHGIEGIECLEEFDPHFHNAIMQVKSEEKENGKIVQVLQQGYKYKGRVLRPAMVSIAKND from the coding sequence ATGAAAGATGAACACAACCAAGAACACGATCATTTAAGCCAAAAAGAGCCAGAATCTTGTGAAAAGGCTTGCGCTTGCAAAGAACAACAAGGTGAAGAAAATCAAGAAGCGGGCCAAAAAGAATGCGAGATTAAGGAAGATTTTGAGCTTAAATATAAGGAAATGCGCGAAAAATACTTAAGAGTGCATGCGGATTTTGAAAACGTGAAAAAGCGCTTAGAAAGAGACAAAAGCATGGCGTTAGAGTATGCGTATGAAAAAATCGCATTGGATCTATTGCCGGTGATTGATGCGCTTCTTGGGGCTTACAAGAGTGCTGTAGAAGTGGATAAAGAGAGCGCTTTAACCAAAGGCTTGGAGCTTACGATGGAAAAGCTGCATGAAGTTTTGGCAAGGCATGGCATTGAGGGGATTGAATGCTTAGAAGAATTTGATCCTCATTTCCACAATGCGATCATGCAAGTCAAAAGCGAAGAAAAAGAAAACGGGAAAATCGTGCAAGTTTTGCAACAGGGCTACAAGTATAAGGGTAGAGTTTTGAGGCCAGCAATGGTGAGCATTGCTAAAAACGATTAA